The following proteins are co-located in the Onychomys torridus chromosome 6, mOncTor1.1, whole genome shotgun sequence genome:
- the LOC118585722 gene encoding all-trans-retinol dehydrogenase [NAD(+)] ADH4, which yields MGTNGKVITCKAAIAWETGSPLCIEEVEVSPPRAREVRIQVIAMCVCPTDINATNPKKKALFPVVLGHECAGIVESVGPGVTNFKPGDKVIPFFAPQCKKCKFCLSPLTNLCGKIGNFKFPNTEQELMEDTTSRFTCKGKPIYHFMGVSSFSQYTVVSEANLARVDDDANLERVCLIGCGFSSGYGAAINTAKVTPGSTCAVFGLGCVGLSAVIGCKTAGASRIIAIDINSEKFPKAKALGATDCLNPRDLDKPIQDVITELTNGGVDFSLDCAGTAQSLKAAVECTIFGWGSCTVVGAKVEEMNISTVDIIMGRSINGTFFGGWKSVDSVPNLVTDYKNKKFDLDILVTHTLPFDRINEAIDLMNQGKSIRIILTF from the exons ATGGGCACCAATGGAAAG GTTATTACATGCAAGGCAGCCATTGCCTGGGAAACAGGCAGTCCCCTTTGCATTGAAGAAGTTGAAGTGTCTCCCCCCAGGGCTCGTGAAGTTCGAATTCAG GTAATCGCCATGTGCGTGTGCCCAACTGACATCAACGCTACCAATCCCAAGAAGAAAGCTCTCTTCCCAGTAGTCCTTGGTCATGAGTGTGCAGGAATTGTAGAAAGTGTAGGGCCAGGAGTGACCAACTTCAAACCAG GTGACAAAGTAATTCCATTCTTTGCACCGCAGTGTAAAAAGTGCAAGTTCTGTCTGAGTCCTCTTACAAACCTCTGTGGGAAAATCGG gaaCTTTAAATTCCCCAATACTGAACAAGAGCTCATGGAAGACACAACAAGCAGATTTACCTGCAAAGGAAAACCAATTTACCATTTCATGGGAGTCAGTTCATTCTCTCAGTACACTGTAGTTTCAGAAGCCAATCTTGCCAGAGTCGATGATGACGCAAACTTGGAGAGAGTTTGTCTGATTGGATGTGGGTTCTCATCAGGCTACGGGGCTGCCATCAACACTGCCAAG GTCACCCCTGGCTCTACCTGTGCTGTCTTTGGCCTGGGCTGTGTAGGTCTTTCTGCAGTAATCGGGTGTAAAACGGCAGGTGCTTCCAGAATCATCGCTATTGACATCAACAGCGAGAAGTTTCCAAAAGCCAAGGCCCTGGGAGCCACTGACTGCCTTAATCCCAGGGACCTAGATAAACCCATCCAGGATGTCATCACTGAACTGACCAATGGAGGTGTGGATTTCTCCCTTGACTGTGCAGGAACAGCTCAGTCCTTG AAAGCAGCTGtggagtgcacaatatttggCTGGGGATCATGTACTGTGGTTGGAGCAAAGGTTGAAGAAATGAATATATCCACTGTGGACATTATAATGGGCCGTTCCATAAATGGAACATTCTTTGGTG GTTGGAAAAGTGTAGATTCTGTCCCAAACCTGGTTACTGACTACAAAAATAAGAAATTCGATCTGGACATACTGGTGACCCATACCCTACCTTTTGACAGAATCAATGAGGCGATTGACCTGATGAACCAAGGGAAAAG caTCCGAATAATCCTGACCTTTTGA